Genomic window (Sinorhizobium sojae CCBAU 05684):
TACAAGGGAGCGGCTGATTATGCGGTCGCGGGCATGGCGCGGGCGCTGGAGAAGCTGCCCGAAGTTCTGGCGCCGCTGCCAGTGGAGAAGATCATGGATCGCGGCATCCGCGGCACGGAATCGCATGTCCAGGGGACGCTTCGCATGGGCCGGGATCGAAGCGACTCCGTCGTCGACCGGGGCCTGGTTCATCACGAATTCCGCAACCTTGTGATCGTCGGCACGAGCACCTTTCCCAGTTGCTCTTGCGCCAATCCGAGCCTGACCGCGGCGGCACTCTCTCTGAGAGCCGCCAGTCACATCGCGTGAAGGAGGGAAGAATGAGGGGAGTTTCGAGGCGCACCGTGCTCGCGCTTGCTGCTGGCGGGCTCGCATCGACCGGCCTTGCCTATGCCGCCATGCGATCCTTTTCGGATCTGGACACGGCTCGCGCTACGCTCGAGCGATACCTCGGCAAGCTCAATATCACGGACGACCACTTGCGCGCTTTTGTGTTAGAGTTCCAAAGACGCAACCCATGGGATTTCCCGACGGCGAAACTGGCAGACGCGACGACGCTGTTCGAAAGGCTACACATCGCAGACGTGGCGCGGCCTCTCCTGCCCGACGATCCCGCGCACCGTCTGGAGCGGTTCGAACGCCTGCTGCTCGCCGATTTTCATCTTTTGACCGACTATGCATGGCGGCGCGGGCCGGACGATCCCATCACCTATGCCGGGAGCCAGCACTGCGTAAACCCATTTGCAAATTTCGAATCGGCTTAGCGTGGCCGCAAATACCACTCAGAGGTGCAACGAGATGCAGTATCGATCGATCGCCGACATGAATGCCACGATTGCCAGAAACCTGCATCGCCTGCCCGGCGATATCGATCTGGTCGTCGGCATCCCGCGTAGCGGCATGTTGGCCGCCAACCTCCTCAGCCTGACGGCAAATATCCAGATGACGGATCTCGACAGCTTCGTCGCCGGCAAGATTTTCTCGAGCGGGATCACCAAGCGTTCCGCCGCGCTCGGACGCAGCATGGCCGAAATGCGAAGGATCCTCATCCTCGACGACAGCATCAATGGCGGCAGTGCCATGAGGGAGGCAAGGGTGAAGGCGGCAGCGGCGGGCATTCCGCGCGACCGGCTGATCTTCGCCGCCGTTTACGGCAGCTACGAGCGTTACGAGGAGACCGACTTCGTGTTCGAGCTCGTCCAGCAACCGCGATTGTTCCAATGGAACTTCATGCACCACAAGTTCCTTGGGCAGAGCTGCGTCGATATCGACGGCGTTCTGTGCCTCGACCCGACGAACGACGAAAACGATGACGGCCCCGCCTATCTTCGCTTTCTCGCGGAAGCACACCCTCTCTACGTACCGACGCGCAAGATCGCCTCTCTGGTGACCAGCCGGCTGGAGAAATATCGCTCCGAGACGGAGGCCTGGCTGGCGAAGCGGGGCATCGAGTACGACGAGCTCGTCATGCTCGACCTGCCGAGCAAGGAAGAGCGCCAGCGCCTCACCGCACACGGCCGCTTCAAGGCAGAGGTCTACCGGCGCTCGAATGCCGTCCTGTTCATCGAAAGCGAACACGGCCAGGCCGTCAACATCGCGAAGGTCTCAGGCAAGCCGGTCCTTTGCGTGGAGACGCACGAGATCATCACACCCGCATCGGCCCTGGTGCGCGAGCGGCTGAACCAGGCGAAGACGGCAGAGGGTAGGCACGCGCTGCTGAAGGCAGCGGCCCGCGCGATGCTCGGGGAAAGAGGCTACAATGCATTGAAGAGCAAGGTCAGGAAGCCGGCCTGAACGGCGAGTTCAGTTACGTGCAGAGACCTTCAAACTGCTGCATGTTCCGCCCAATCTCGCGCATCGGCCAAGTATTGTACCCGATTTTCGGAAAGCTCGATGCGCAGATTAACGAGTTGCAGCAACCTTTGCGCGTCTGAAAGCGTCTGAATAGACGCGCGGCGCTGTAAGGAGACATGCGATAGCTTCTCTCAGCTTTGGCCGCTTCTTCTCTTTGGCAGGAGATCGAGCGCCTCGCGCAGCGAACGGCGGCCGTAGGGGAAGAGAAGCGCCACGGCAACCGTCACCGCGTATGAAAGCATCGCCGCACCTGCGATGGCGACGATCGCCTGATCGGGCAGATGCGACCGCACCAGCCACAGGGCGGCAAGCGCGATATGCGCCCCAAGAAGGAAAGGGCCCGCGGCGCGGACCATGTCCCGGGCGCCCAAGGGACCCTTTCGGCCGATATAGAGCCAGAGGAAGGGCGTTCGCAAATATTCGCTCGCGGCATAAACGACCGCAACACCGAGCGCCCCATAAGGCAAGCCGATGATGAAGGCCAGGGCGGAGGTTGCGGCGGTGACAATTCCCCAACGCATGAAGTCGCCGGACCGGCCCTGGCTGATGAACAGCCAGCCCGCCGGATTGTTGAGAGGCTGCAGCAGGCCGGCAAAGCCGAGCGCCTGGAAGATGTGGGCACTTTCCCGCCATTGTTCGCCGAGCACGAAAGGAATGAGCCGATCGGCAGTCGCCACGGCGGTCGCCACCCCCGGCAGCGCGACGACCAGCATCAAGGGGATCACGCGGAGATAGGCGCTGCGGTAGCGGTCGGGCTCGCCCAATAGGCGTGAGAGCGCCGGCACCATCACTTTCGAGAGCGGGTTTGCGATCTGGCTCAGGGGGAACAGGAGAAGCTTGTAGGCCCGGTCGTAAAGGCCAAGCTCCGTATTGCCCCAGTAGCGACCGATGAGGATGTTGTCGAGATTGCGGGCAAAGAAATTGGCGAAATTGAATCCGGTAATGCCGGCGCCGAAATTGAGCAGCGCGCCGATTCCCTGGACCTTTCGCGGCACGCCCGGGCGCCAATGCGAATTCGCCCAGTAGCAAAGGCTCGGCAGCAGGGAGCTCGTGAGGGTGCCCGCGTAAAGCGCCCAATAGGACCGGTCGATCAGCGTCCAGGCGACCGCAGCAGAAAAGCCGGCGACGGCGCTTGCGACTTCAATCAATGCGAGACGACCGAAGGCCATGCGTCGGTTGAGGAGGGCGAGATGCTGGGCGCCCAGGCCGTAAGCGACGATCTGCACGGCCATGGCAGCAATCAGCGGGCCGACCCGCGGCTCGCCATAGAAGCGAGCGATCAGCGGCGCCGCACCGACCATCAGGCAGGCGAGCGCCGTGCTGACGGCAACATTGACCCAGAAGAGGTAGTTCACCTCATCATGCGTTATCGCGTGTTTCTGCACGGTGGCCTGCGTCAGGCCGAAATCCTGAAAGAGCGCGATGAAGGCGAGCACCGGCGCACACATGGCGACAATACCGAAATCCTCAGGCGACAGCAGACGGGAAAGAACGATGACAGACAGGATCTGGGTCGCGACTTTGAGGGCTTGTGCGATGCCGGTTGCGACGGCGCCGCGGCCGACGGACCTGCGAAGCGAACCCTCGGGCGGATCGAATGGGCTGGCGTCCAAGTCCCTACCCTCATTCCCGGTTTCCACGAGCACCTGCAATAACGAGATATTTTTTGCAGCGCAACAGAAATACACAACCTCTGATGCGCCGCACAATCCATGTTGCAACACAGCATCATGCGTAGTAGATTCGCCGCAACTGAACCATAGGTCGTACTGACCGTAGCATGTCCAGCGGCTAGGTAGCTCGTCGTCGACAGCCGGCGAGGGGCGCTCCCACGTAATTGACACACGAATTCAATGGTGGCAGATAGGCTGTTTACAATTTTTCGTTGCAGCATAGGCTAGACCCAAACCCAGCCGCGGACTGTCAAGGGCACACCTCTCCGGAAGGTTTTTCGCCGGTGGCGAGTCACGTCGAAGATGAAAAGCGGGAGACATAAGGACCGGGCAATTTTCCCAATACGCGGCAGCCGCGCCGGACGGCGACACTGTCGTGACGCACCGCATGGCTGCGCATGCACTTTGGACTGCCTGCGCCAAGCCTTGGCTGCGTTCCGCGTTCGGACAACCCACGGTCACTTGAAGTGGAACTCATGATGACGGCAGATGCGATACCTTTCTGGAATATAGGCCGCGGCAAGGCCACCAACATCAGAGAACTGGCCTACAGCTACGACGGTCTGACCGCATTCACGCCCTTCTGGGCCATGGCCGCAATCTTCAGCATCGCCGGCGACACCTACGGGCTGATCGGCTACAAGGGCCAGATCTATATGGCGCTCGCGTGGGCGATCGTCCTGTTCAGCCTCCTGCTTTTCCTGTACCCGCGTCGTACCTGGGTTCTCGTCGCTCTTGCCGGGGCAACGGTGGCACTATTCGCCCTTCGCCTGCCGGTTGCGTCCAACAACAAGACGATTACCGCCGTTATGGACGGCGCAATCCTGCTCAGCGCCGCCGTGCTGTACCTGAGGGCCGGTCGCGGTCCGATCGACCGCGTTGCCCTTTACGACCAGGTACGCATCGTTGCCCGCGCTCTGCTCGCGATCATGTATTTCTACGGCATCTTCCACAAGATTAACACGGACTTTCTCGATCCCACCGTCAGTTGCGCGGTGGGGCTTTACGTGCCGCTCGCCCGACCGTTCGGCCTAGAGGACAACTTGTTCGGCCGATATCTGGCGATTTACGCGACCTTCATCATCGAGGGGATCGCCATCATATCGCTTTACTGGAAGCGCTATTTCGCCGTGGGCTTCATCCTGGCGCTGGTCTTCCACTATATTATCCCGATTTCCGCCTATTCCTGGTATATGGACTTTTCCAGCCTGGTCTTCGCGCTCTACGTGCTGAGCATCCCAAAGCCCGCGAGCCATATGCTCTATGGCATTTCGCTGAAGGTGGCCAACAGGCTACGCGAGAACTACGGGCGGATCGGGACGATCTTCCCGGGTCTCGCTCTCATGCTCATTGCGGCGGCCATCGTCATGCTCCTGACTCTTGTCTTCCCGGAGCGCTCCTTCGAAATGGTCGTCCATTCCGTCTGGATCCTCGTGTGGGCGGTCGTGGGCGGAGCGGCCATGGTCGTGCTCACCTATGTGGCGCTCGAAAACCTGCCTTGCGAGAATGTTGCCGCGCCGCGCGCGCCCGCCTGGATCTATGTGGTGCCCGGCCTGTTCTTCCTCTCCTGCCTTTCGCCCTATGTCGGGCTGAAGACGGAAAGCTCGATCAACATGTTCAGCAACCTGCACACGGAGGCCGGCCGGACCAACCACCTGCTCTTCACCAAGCCGCCCTATCTCTTCGACTATCAGAACGAGGTCGTGAAGGTCGTCGATTCCTCGAAGGAATTCTGGGTGCGTCAGTCGCAGGCCGGCAACCATCACATCCTGCATGATCTGAAGCTGTGGCTCCGCTGGAAGCCGGAAGCATGGGTGACCTACGAGAAGGACGGCGCCATCGTCACACGGGCGACGGCGGCCAGCCTCGCCGACGAAATGCCGAACCTCCTCGAGCGCAAGCTGCTGATCTTCAAGCTGGTGGACTTCTCGCGGCCGAAGGTTTGCACGCATTGAGGCTCGTCGCCCGATGCAGGACACCGGCTTTGAGCCACACGTCTGCCTGGACCAAACCAGGTGCGGGCCGAGCCGACTGGAACCTGCACGACTTGCCCGCGCCGCAATTCACCGCACCGAAGCTGAAGCACCTGTGGACTGTGAGCATTGACACCACGTCACCAGCCGTGTTCTGAAGCCCCCAACCGCGCTAACAAACTGAGGCACCCTCTCCTCGTCCCGCTCGGGGACGTGCCGTTGCCTGACACCAAATCCTTGATTGCCCAGTGACAGCCTTGTTCAGAGTGTTTGTTTTCCTATTCCTTGCTGCCATCTCCGCCGTACCTGCGAGTGCCACTCCCATTACAGGCCGCGTAACGGGTCTGCCCCTACCTCGCTACGTCTCGCTCGGCGCCCAGCGTGCAAACATGCGCGTCGGGCCCGGAACGGACTACATGGTGAAATGGGTATACCTTTCGCCCGGTCTACCGCTGGAGATCTTTGCCGAATATGGCAATTGGCGAAAAGTGAGGGATCAGGACGGCACGGTCGGGTGGATGTATCACGGACTGCTGTCGGGTCGCCGGACCGGTGCGATCGCTCCTTGGAAAGAGGGCTACGTTCCCATGCGCGATCATGCTTCGTCGATTGCGCCCGTCGCCGCTCGATTGCAGACGGGACTTGTCGTTCGTCTGCGGTCCTGCAGTGGCACCTGGTGCCGTGTCTCAGGAAAGAACGGCGGGTGGAGCGGCTATGTCAGGCAGCAGGACATCTGGGGTGTTTATCCCGGCGAAGTGCTGCCATGACTCGACTGCACGTCGCCCGCAGTCCGTTTCGGGTCACCAGCCCCGTTCGGGCGAGCGATCGAGATCGGCGGGGATAAGCGGCCGACCGCGCAGACGAAGCGTGATGCGGCGCCCAAGCTTGAGCACGGGGTAGATCAGCCGCGCGGCCACCCGGCTTGAAAGGATCACGCGATTGAGTCGGCCGAACAGTGAAGACGGGGAACTGAGGATTGCCAGCAGATTGACGGCCTCGTCTCCGTGATGGACGCGATCGTCGAAGACGAAGAGCATGCCGTCGTTCAGATCATAGCCTTCACGTTGAAAAGCCGCGACGCGCGGATCGCCTGAGCGGGCATCGAGTAGTTCGACCGGACCCACGGTTTCGCGCAGCCGCAAGAAGCGCACGTAATTCTGACAGAACACGCACTCGCCGTCATACACGATGAGTGCCGCTTTTTCCGGGCTGCTCATTGCGCCACCGGATCGGTGCCGAGGTCCGTCGGCGGCGTCGAGGCGTCGCGCAAGGCGCATTTGCCGTAGAACGAACAGCCCGAGACGACGGGCAGGTTGGCGAGCGCATCGAGAACGCCGACGAAGGTGAGGAGGATCGCACCGAGGGCAATCAGTTTCTTGTAAACAGGCATCTCCCGAAACATCCGGTTCGTTCCCCTGCTGAGTCGAGGCATCTGGTGCCATCGGAGGCAAACGGCAGCCAAGCGCCCGCCGCTGACCTTGTGCGCTGCACAATCTTGCTCAAAGCGGTGCGAAGGTCAAGAGCAATCCACCCCAGGTTGCGATTGTTGCCCGCAATCGCGAACCTCGCCGCCGCCAATCTCATCTCGCGCGGCTGGCGAGTGTCCGCCGCATTCGGTCGATACTGAGCGACAGCGATCCCTGCCCGAGGAACCAGGGTGACAGAACCGCCGACGTCTTCAGCAGCCGATAGAGGAGATAGGGTAGTCCGACCGAAAGAACAATCAGCGGAATATCCGAGGTCAGTCCCGATTCGCGCAAAGTGAAATGCACGAATTGGTGAGCGAACATGATGACCAGTGAAGCCTTGCCGAGTTCAGCGACCGGCGCCATCGGCTCAGTAAGACCACGCGTGACCAGGCGTACGAGGCCGAGCAGGGTCGCGGAGATGGCAAGCGCGAGCAATAGGCCGAGGATCGGCGGTCCGAATTTGGTGTTCTTCATGCTGAAGGTAAAGTCGGAGCCTGCCAAGGCAGCGGCACTCGAGATGCCGAAAACGGCAAGAGCAGCCAGGACAATCGCAATGGCGCCCAGCCTCTCTTCACGCAGCAGGTGCCCGAACCAGAAGGCGCCGATGGCGAGAGGCACATTGCTGAGGGCAAGAGGCGAGCGGATATCCGGCCAGGAGGTTTGGATGACATAAGCAAGGGCGACAGCGCCTGCCACGAAGATCAGCATCACAGGATCGGTGGGCCTTTTGGTCAGCAGCGCAACCTCATTGTAGAGAAGCTGGGTCGCAAAGAGGCAGCTCACGAACCAGAAGACACCGAGTTCGCGGGTAAGGTTTCGTCCACCCCAAGCGGCGTTGGTCATCAGTTCCCTGACTTGCCAGGGAGCCGGTATCTCGCCGTGAAGGAGGTCGACGAGCAGCATGCCCGCGATGAGGAGGCCGAGAAAGGCGATATACGGGATCATGAGACCACGTACTCGCTTGGAGAGCAGGGTCTGTCGGTCGGACGCGGTGAAGAGATATCCCGAGATCACGAAAAAAAAAGGCATATAGAACAACGAGATCGCAAAAAAGACCTCGGGTGCCCATTGCCATTTGCTGTGGGTCAGGACGTGGGCCAGGACGACGAGAACGATGCCCACGCCCTTGGCCACGTCGAGCCAAGTCTGACGCATTGCTAGCCTCCAGTGCCCCGATCGAATAAGTCGTTCGATGGACGATTTTAAGGCCAGCAGGATTGTGGGTAGCCCAAAAGGATTAGCAACCCTCATTAATTTGGGGAATTCAGACGCGGCTATGCAAAGAAGAAATCACTGCTCGACAGGCTCGCCACAAGCGTGCCTTTCAACAGGAGCGTATCGCTGCCGGAGAGCACGACGAGCGTGTCGCCATCGATCTGGCGCAGCTCCTGATAGCCGACATAGCCGGATATCTCCATCAGATCGTCGCCTGAAAGGTCGAAGTCGCTAATCGTGTCGCGACCGTCGCCAGCGGCGAAGACGAAGACGTCATTACCCGTCCCGCCCGCCAGACTATCATCACCGGTTCCGCCGGTGAGCCTATCATGCCCGCCGCGCCCGTCCAGGATGTCGTCGCCGGCGAGCCCCTCGAGCGCGTTGGCGCCGCTGTTGCCGGTCATGGTATTTGCAAGCGCATTGCCCCGGCCATTCAGCCCGGCGGCCGAGCGCAGGTAGAGCGTTTCCATGTTGTCCGCCAGCGTCCAGTTGACGTAGGCATGGGTTGCATCGATCCCGCCGCCCGGCTCCTCAAGGGTCTCGTCGCCGATGTTCTCGACGTAGTAGACGTCGTTGCCGATCCCGCCGACGAGCCTATCGGCACCGGCCCTTCCATCGAGCACATCGTTTCCGCCCATGCCGTAGAGTTGGTCTGCGCCGCTGCCGCCCACAAGCGTATCGTTCCCCGCACCGCCGACGATCGCACCCGGCGGGGGCTGGTCGCCACCGGACCCATCCGCCCAGACGAAGTCCTGGGCGCTCAGTGAAGCGCTATTGGCCCCCTTGAGGAGTAGACTGTCGCTGGCAGAGAAGACGACAAGCGTGTCGGCCCCCATCTGGCGGAGCTCGCTGTAGCTCTGGTAACCGGAGATTTCCAGGACATCGTTTCCCGAAAGGTTGAAATCGGTGATGACGTCCTGGCCGTCGCCGATCGCGAAGACGAATGTGTCGTCGCCCGTGCCGCCCGTCAGGGTGTCGTTGCCGGTACCGCCGATGATACGGTCCGCGCCACCGCGTCCGTCGAGAGTGTCATCACCATCGCGTCCTTCGATCCTGTTCGCGCCGCTGTTGCCGATAATGGTATTGGCTCCGGCATTGCCGACGCCAGCCAGACCGGCCGCCGACCGCAAGAACAGGTTCTCAACGTGTTTGGGAAGCGTCCAGTCGACATAGGCGTGCACCTCGTCGATGCCCCCGCCGGCCTCCTCGATCGTGCTGTCGCCGGAACTGTCGACATAATAGACGTCGTTGCCCGCGCCGCCGATCATTACGTCAGCGCCGGTCCCGCCGATCAGCACGTCGGCGCCGCCGCGTCCCTCGAGCACATCGCTCCCGTCACCGCCTTCCAGTGTATTGGTCCCATCATTTCCGGCCAGCCGATCGTCAAAGGCTGAGCCGGTCAGGTTTTCGATACTGATGAAGGTGTCGCGGTCGCTGCCGATGCCCCCATCGTCCAGGCCGAAATGCTGCTCCAGCGCCTGCAGCCAGTAGGCGGCGATCTTCTCGTAACCTTCGGCCGTCGGATGTAAGCCGCTGTCGAGCGGAGGCGCCGTGATGTCGTCGGGCGTCAGGCCCCGCATGTCGACGAAGACCACATCGAGCCCCAGCGCAACCAGTTCTTCAATGAGCGCAGGCATTGCGTCATTGTAGGCGTCGACCGTGTCAGCCCGCGCCTGCGACTGCTGCCCGACCCGCACGGGTGGGATAGAACCAACGAAGACCGTCACGTCGGGATCCGCGGCTGTCATGCTGAGCAGAAGGTTGCGCAGGTCTTGAACCATCGCCTGCACACTGTCGCTCTTGCTGTCATTTGTACCCGCGATCAAAAGCACCGCGTCGGGCGCGGTCGAGGCCAGGGCGCTTTCATCGATGCCATTCAACTGATTGAGCGTCCAGCCGCGGTGCCCCTCGTGGTCACGGTCCTCCATATCGGCGGGACCGTTTGCGAGCGATCCGACGAAATCGACGTGGACATTGAGCGCGTGCAGGTGATCCAGCACGAATTTCCGGTATCCGCCACTCTCGGTATCGGTCGTACTGCCGATCACGCCGTAGGTGATGGAATCGCCAAAAGGCAATATCGAGAGCAATTTGTAAGCTTGACCGGATTGAAGGTCGGCCACGACCCCGCGCGACGAGCGAGCATAACTGACCGTATCCGCACCCCCGCCGCCATTGAACGAGTTCGGCGCATCATCGTCATAGAAAACGTCCCGGCCCGGACCGCCGAAGAACAGGCTTTCTGCCATGGGACTCTCTCCTCTAAAGCAGCACAACTCGAATTCGGGCGCGGCAAACTCTCCACGCCATGACGAATTCGACCGGAACCGCTTATAAGCGACGAGTGGTCAATTCCATGGCTTGGAACCAGCCTGCCGGCCTTCAACGGAGGCAATGGCCAGCCGTCGTCGGCATCGCGAAGCTCGACGTCGGTGCGCAGCGGGCAGACCCTGATACATCCAATAGGCGCATATCGACTCTAGCGCAGCTTATCAGAGAATTGCTGCACCGCAAGAAATTCCTGCACGCGTTAGGCGATCGGCGCGGTCGCTACACGCAAAAACCGACGCTGACGATCAGTTGCGGCGCATTGGTTTTGTCGCAGTTTCGATTGCAAAGCCGTGGGGCGCCTTTTGGAAACCTGCTTTCGGCGGCAGCACCCAAGGTTGACGCCTCGGCCTCATCTTGCGACAAAGGCGGCATGAGTTCGGCCATATCGATCGACCCCCACTACCTGGTTGCTCGCCTGAAAGCCCTGCTGGCGATCCCGAGTCCCACCGGGTTCACCGACGAGGCGGTTCGCCACACGGCCCGCGAACTCGAGCGGTTGGGATTGGAAGTGGTGCTGACACGGCGTGGCGCCATTCGCGCCCGCCGGCCCGGCGCGGCAAGGCGGCCGGCACGCGGCATCGTTTCGCATCTCGACACGCTCGGCGCGCAGATCAAGCTGCTCAAACCGAACGGGCGCCTCGAACTGGTGCCGATCGGCCACTGGTCGGCCCGCTTTGCCGAAGGCGCCCGGGCCTCCATTTTTTCCGTCAAAGGCACCTATCGGGGCTCGATCCTGCCGTTGAAGGCCTCCGGTCACACCTTCAACGAAGAGGTCGACACCCAGCCGAGCGGCTGGCGCCATGTGGAGCTGCGCGTCGACGCGCTGGCGCGCAATCAACACGACCTCACACAGCTTGGGATCGACGTCGGCGATATCGTGGCGATCGATCCGGCGCCGGAATTCCTGGAGAACGGCTTCATCGTCTCGCGGCACCTCGACGACAAGGCGGGGGTCGCGGTGATGCTGGCGGCGTTGGAAGCGATGAACCGTGAAAAGGTGGAGACGCCGGTCGACACCTATTGGCTCTTCACCATCGGCGAGGAGGTCGGCGTCGGCGCCTCGGCCGTGGTCACGCCCGACATCGCTTCGCTCGTTGCCGTCGACAACGGCACCACAGCGCCGGGCCAGAACTCCTCGGAATTCGGCGTCACGCTGGTCATGGCCGACCAAACCGGCCCGTTCGACTATCATTTGTGCAAGAAGCTGTTCGAACTTTGTGGCGCGAACGGCATTCGCGTCCAGAAGGACGTGTTCCGCTATTACCGCTCCGATGCCGCGTCCGCCGTCGAGGCCGGCCATGACGTGCGCACCGCCCTCCTCGCCTTCGGGGTGGACGCTTCGCACGGCTACGAGCGCATCCACCTGCACGCGCTGATTTCCGTCGCCAAGCTGGTGGTGCACTATCTCGCGAGCCAGATCGAGATTGAACGGGACGCCGAAGAAACGGCAGTCGGCCTGAAGGGCTTCACGCACCAGAAGGTCCCAGAAGCCGAACAGGCCCTGACGCCGGAGGATGGGCAGGAGAGTTAGCAAGGCCATCTCGATCATCGATGGCCGCGACCGGCGGGAGGGCAGCCCTCCTACGCAGGCTCCGGCGCCGGCTGTTGCCGTGCCTCCTGCCGCCGCGCCCAAATTAATAATGATAAATTCTTGCTTCTGTAACATTTGTCAGTATTAACTGCGCTCTCACGAAT
Coding sequences:
- a CDS encoding phosphoribosyltransferase family protein, with translation MQYRSIADMNATIARNLHRLPGDIDLVVGIPRSGMLAANLLSLTANIQMTDLDSFVAGKIFSSGITKRSAALGRSMAEMRRILILDDSINGGSAMREARVKAAAAGIPRDRLIFAAVYGSYERYEETDFVFELVQQPRLFQWNFMHHKFLGQSCVDIDGVLCLDPTNDENDDGPAYLRFLAEAHPLYVPTRKIASLVTSRLEKYRSETEAWLAKRGIEYDELVMLDLPSKEERQRLTAHGRFKAEVYRRSNAVLFIESEHGQAVNIAKVSGKPVLCVETHEIITPASALVRERLNQAKTAEGRHALLKAAARAMLGERGYNALKSKVRKPA
- a CDS encoding lipopolysaccharide biosynthesis protein, translating into MDASPFDPPEGSLRRSVGRGAVATGIAQALKVATQILSVIVLSRLLSPEDFGIVAMCAPVLAFIALFQDFGLTQATVQKHAITHDEVNYLFWVNVAVSTALACLMVGAAPLIARFYGEPRVGPLIAAMAVQIVAYGLGAQHLALLNRRMAFGRLALIEVASAVAGFSAAVAWTLIDRSYWALYAGTLTSSLLPSLCYWANSHWRPGVPRKVQGIGALLNFGAGITGFNFANFFARNLDNILIGRYWGNTELGLYDRAYKLLLFPLSQIANPLSKVMVPALSRLLGEPDRYRSAYLRVIPLMLVVALPGVATAVATADRLIPFVLGEQWRESAHIFQALGFAGLLQPLNNPAGWLFISQGRSGDFMRWGIVTAATSALAFIIGLPYGALGVAVVYAASEYLRTPFLWLYIGRKGPLGARDMVRAAGPFLLGAHIALAALWLVRSHLPDQAIVAIAGAAMLSYAVTVAVALLFPYGRRSLREALDLLPKRRSGQS
- a CDS encoding SH3 domain-containing protein translates to MRVGPGTDYMVKWVYLSPGLPLEIFAEYGNWRKVRDQDGTVGWMYHGLLSGRRTGAIAPWKEGYVPMRDHASSIAPVAARLQTGLVVRLRSCSGTWCRVSGKNGGWSGYVRQQDIWGVYPGEVLP
- a CDS encoding thiol-disulfide oxidoreductase DCC family protein produces the protein MSSPEKAALIVYDGECVFCQNYVRFLRLRETVGPVELLDARSGDPRVAAFQREGYDLNDGMLFVFDDRVHHGDEAVNLLAILSSPSSLFGRLNRVILSSRVAARLIYPVLKLGRRITLRLRGRPLIPADLDRSPERGW
- a CDS encoding acyltransferase family protein, which produces MRQTWLDVAKGVGIVLVVLAHVLTHSKWQWAPEVFFAISLFYMPFFFVISGYLFTASDRQTLLSKRVRGLMIPYIAFLGLLIAGMLLVDLLHGEIPAPWQVRELMTNAAWGGRNLTRELGVFWFVSCLFATQLLYNEVALLTKRPTDPVMLIFVAGAVALAYVIQTSWPDIRSPLALSNVPLAIGAFWFGHLLREERLGAIAIVLAALAVFGISSAAALAGSDFTFSMKNTKFGPPILGLLLALAISATLLGLVRLVTRGLTEPMAPVAELGKASLVIMFAHQFVHFTLRESGLTSDIPLIVLSVGLPYLLYRLLKTSAVLSPWFLGQGSLSLSIDRMRRTLASRAR
- a CDS encoding GDSL-type esterase/lipase family protein, with protein sequence MAESLFFGGPGRDVFYDDDAPNSFNGGGGADTVSYARSSRGVVADLQSGQAYKLLSILPFGDSITYGVIGSTTDTESGGYRKFVLDHLHALNVHVDFVGSLANGPADMEDRDHEGHRGWTLNQLNGIDESALASTAPDAVLLIAGTNDSKSDSVQAMVQDLRNLLLSMTAADPDVTVFVGSIPPVRVGQQSQARADTVDAYNDAMPALIEELVALGLDVVFVDMRGLTPDDITAPPLDSGLHPTAEGYEKIAAYWLQALEQHFGLDDGGIGSDRDTFISIENLTGSAFDDRLAGNDGTNTLEGGDGSDVLEGRGGADVLIGGTGADVMIGGAGNDVYYVDSSGDSTIEEAGGGIDEVHAYVDWTLPKHVENLFLRSAAGLAGVGNAGANTIIGNSGANRIEGRDGDDTLDGRGGADRIIGGTGNDTLTGGTGDDTFVFAIGDGQDVITDFNLSGNDVLEISGYQSYSELRQMGADTLVVFSASDSLLLKGANSASLSAQDFVWADGSGGDQPPPGAIVGGAGNDTLVGGSGADQLYGMGGNDVLDGRAGADRLVGGIGNDVYYVENIGDETLEEPGGGIDATHAYVNWTLADNMETLYLRSAAGLNGRGNALANTMTGNSGANALEGLAGDDILDGRGGHDRLTGGTGDDSLAGGTGNDVFVFAAGDGRDTISDFDLSGDDLMEISGYVGYQELRQIDGDTLVVLSGSDTLLLKGTLVASLSSSDFFFA
- a CDS encoding osmoprotectant NAGGN system M42 family peptidase — translated: MSSAISIDPHYLVARLKALLAIPSPTGFTDEAVRHTARELERLGLEVVLTRRGAIRARRPGAARRPARGIVSHLDTLGAQIKLLKPNGRLELVPIGHWSARFAEGARASIFSVKGTYRGSILPLKASGHTFNEEVDTQPSGWRHVELRVDALARNQHDLTQLGIDVGDIVAIDPAPEFLENGFIVSRHLDDKAGVAVMLAALEAMNREKVETPVDTYWLFTIGEEVGVGASAVVTPDIASLVAVDNGTTAPGQNSSEFGVTLVMADQTGPFDYHLCKKLFELCGANGIRVQKDVFRYYRSDAASAVEAGHDVRTALLAFGVDASHGYERIHLHALISVAKLVVHYLASQIEIERDAEETAVGLKGFTHQKVPEAEQALTPEDGQES